Proteins from a genomic interval of Rhodopseudomonas julia:
- a CDS encoding aminotransferase class I/II-fold pyridoxal phosphate-dependent enzyme: protein MYHGGDPAAAAALYGILRDDWLDLSTGINPHAWPWRQRVEFDDVALERLPSRGDLESLTTAARAAYRVPDETEILPVAGIEPVIRQLPSLVRKAVLLDTSYASYRTAFDDEIPVLRGPSEIPARSSVILVNPNNPDGRILSPETILSLAESRQDADLVVVDEAYEDALSERASVVPLMSRMQNLVVLRSFGKFYGLPGLRLGFIIAHPPTIAPLRERLGDWPVSQLAITIGRHALADREWQEKTRLRLDTQAHELRALLAAHALQFESQSPLLALIRDDRAAEMHRGLAAHGIWTRIFTDRPGSLRLGLPGDESEFRRLEVALKEILPS from the coding sequence ATGTATCACGGCGGCGACCCGGCGGCGGCAGCGGCACTTTACGGCATTTTGCGCGATGACTGGCTCGATCTGTCGACGGGTATCAATCCCCACGCATGGCCGTGGCGGCAACGTGTCGAATTTGACGATGTCGCCCTCGAGCGGCTGCCTTCCCGGGGTGACCTGGAATCTCTCACCACCGCAGCAAGAGCCGCCTACCGGGTGCCGGACGAGACGGAGATCTTGCCCGTTGCCGGCATCGAGCCGGTGATCCGCCAACTCCCCTCTCTCGTGAGGAAGGCGGTTCTTCTCGACACATCGTACGCGTCCTATCGCACGGCTTTCGACGACGAGATCCCCGTCCTCCGCGGACCGAGCGAGATCCCTGCGCGATCCAGCGTCATCCTGGTCAATCCCAACAATCCCGACGGCCGAATTCTATCGCCGGAGACGATTCTCTCGCTCGCAGAGAGCCGGCAGGACGCTGATCTCGTCGTGGTGGACGAGGCTTATGAGGACGCGCTGAGCGAGCGGGCTTCGGTGGTCCCGCTCATGAGCCGGATGCAAAATCTCGTCGTGCTGCGTTCTTTCGGCAAATTCTATGGTCTGCCCGGGCTGCGCCTCGGCTTCATCATCGCTCATCCGCCAACAATCGCACCGCTGCGTGAGCGCCTCGGAGACTGGCCGGTCTCGCAGCTGGCGATCACCATCGGTCGTCATGCGCTCGCCGACCGGGAATGGCAGGAAAAGACACGCCTCAGGCTCGACACGCAGGCACACGAACTCCGGGCACTCCTCGCGGCCCATGCTCTGCAGTTCGAAAGCCAGTCGCCGCTGCTGGCCTTGATCCGCGACGACCGTGCGGCCGAGATGCACCGAGGCCTTGCTGCGCACGGCATTTGGACCCGCATCTTCACCGACCGACCGGGCTCGCTCCGCCTCGGGCTTCCAGGCGACGAGAGCGAGTTTCGTCGGCTTGAGGTCGCTTTAAAAGAGATTTTGCCGTCATGA
- a CDS encoding TolC family outer membrane protein, with amino-acid sequence MLLTPCRYSLGVVLAATLLASPAGAESITEALASAYWNNPTINSQRAETRAVDENVPIAKAGNRPQVSAYGEIDGTHTGGYARSGRVGADFSRNTSDLAVGVQVQQNLFNGFQTRNSVSGATANVYASRFALESTVQSVLLDAAEAYMDVLRDEALLRLRRQNIDFLDEQLRASQDRFDVGENTRTDVAQTRAELSLAQSNLSLAEANLVASKAIYRQVVGHEAKNLQLTFPFRNKLPSSLQQALSLSLDRHPSIIAAQYSMDAAAYDAKRIEGELLPTVSVTGNLQKEIGVGRPDNTETAQIMGRVSIPIYQGGSVSARVRQAKELLGQRRIEVDVAREQVRAATVAAWGTLEATNASILAATAQVAASDIALQGVIEEQRVGQRTQLDVLDARSTLLDANVNRVVSQRDRIVAAFSLLAAVGRLNADGLNLPVERYHAEAHYEAVKDKWFGLRTPDGR; translated from the coding sequence GTGCTTTTGACCCCGTGTAGATACTCCCTGGGCGTTGTTCTCGCCGCTACGCTTCTGGCTTCTCCGGCTGGAGCAGAGAGCATCACCGAGGCTCTCGCCTCAGCCTATTGGAATAACCCGACGATCAACTCTCAGCGTGCCGAAACGCGCGCGGTCGACGAGAACGTGCCGATCGCCAAGGCCGGCAATCGCCCTCAGGTCTCCGCCTACGGCGAAATCGATGGCACTCATACCGGCGGCTATGCACGTTCTGGGCGCGTCGGGGCTGATTTCAGCCGCAACACCTCCGACCTCGCAGTCGGCGTCCAGGTTCAGCAGAACCTGTTCAACGGGTTTCAAACCCGCAACTCCGTGAGCGGTGCGACAGCGAACGTTTATGCCAGTCGCTTCGCCCTGGAAAGCACGGTCCAGAGTGTCCTGCTCGATGCGGCCGAAGCCTATATGGATGTGCTGCGTGACGAGGCGTTGTTGCGTCTGCGGCGCCAAAATATCGACTTTCTCGATGAGCAATTGCGGGCGTCGCAAGACCGCTTCGATGTGGGTGAGAATACCCGCACGGACGTGGCGCAGACGCGCGCCGAGTTGAGTCTCGCCCAATCCAATCTCAGCCTCGCTGAGGCCAATCTCGTCGCCAGCAAGGCGATCTACCGACAGGTCGTCGGCCACGAGGCCAAAAATCTTCAGCTGACGTTCCCGTTCCGGAATAAATTGCCGAGCTCGCTTCAGCAGGCGCTTTCGCTCAGTCTCGACCGGCATCCGTCCATCATCGCCGCGCAATATTCCATGGACGCTGCCGCCTATGATGCAAAGCGCATCGAGGGCGAGCTTCTGCCGACGGTCAGCGTGACCGGCAATCTGCAGAAAGAGATCGGAGTCGGACGGCCTGACAATACCGAGACGGCGCAAATTATGGGCCGTGTCTCGATCCCGATCTATCAGGGTGGCTCGGTCTCGGCCCGGGTGCGGCAGGCGAAGGAGCTCCTTGGCCAGCGACGCATCGAGGTGGATGTGGCGCGCGAACAGGTGCGCGCCGCGACCGTTGCGGCCTGGGGAACTCTGGAGGCGACGAACGCCTCGATTCTCGCCGCGACGGCCCAGGTCGCCGCTTCGGATATCGCCCTGCAGGGCGTGATCGAGGAGCAGCGGGTCGGACAGCGCACCCAGCTCGATGTCTTGGATGCCCGCAGCACGCTTCTCGACGCCAATGTCAATCGCGTGGTCAGCCAGCGCGACCGCATCGTGGCCGCTTTCTCACTGCTCGCTGCCGTTGGCCGGCTCAAT
- a CDS encoding protein-L-isoaspartate O-methyltransferase family protein, whose protein sequence is MTDNEILRQRMVDNQIRTRDVTDRELIQAFLNVPRERFVSGVQQPFAYSDLDLPLESPGRVLLNPALMGRIIQAMEITPKEVVLDLGCGRGYASALMARLAEAVVAVEPDEELRHAAEANMVSLKIDNVAIVEGSLTEGYPSEGPYDAILIAGGIEVIPPAIFEQLSEYGRLAAIEMNSEAGRVMLYSRVGTNVSGRPVLDASAPIIPGFERKREFVF, encoded by the coding sequence ATGACAGACAATGAAATCCTGCGTCAGCGGATGGTCGACAACCAGATCCGTACCCGGGACGTCACCGATCGTGAACTCATTCAGGCGTTTCTGAATGTGCCCCGCGAGCGTTTCGTGTCCGGCGTGCAGCAACCCTTTGCCTATTCCGACCTGGACCTGCCGCTCGAATCGCCAGGACGCGTGCTTCTCAATCCAGCGCTTATGGGCCGAATCATTCAGGCGATGGAAATCACGCCCAAAGAGGTGGTCCTCGATCTCGGCTGCGGACGCGGTTATGCCTCGGCGCTCATGGCGCGTCTTGCCGAAGCGGTCGTCGCCGTCGAGCCGGACGAGGAGCTTCGTCACGCTGCGGAGGCCAATATGGTCTCTTTGAAAATCGATAATGTCGCGATCGTCGAGGGATCACTCACCGAGGGCTATCCTTCCGAGGGGCCTTACGATGCGATTCTCATCGCAGGGGGAATCGAGGTGATTCCACCGGCTATTTTCGAGCAATTGAGCGAGTATGGCCGTCTTGCTGCGATCGAGATGAACAGCGAGGCGGGGCGCGTGATGCTCTATTCGCGGGTTGGCACCAATGTCAGCGGCAGGCCGGTCCTCGATGCGAGTGCGCCAATCATTCCGGGCTTTGAACGCAAGCGCGAATTCGTTTTTTAA